The Coleofasciculaceae cyanobacterium genome includes a region encoding these proteins:
- a CDS encoding ABC transporter ATP-binding protein, producing MISSIDTESDKSSIIKVDNIHFGWTFEAMVLKGCSLQVPQGEFWMLLGNNGSGKSTLLRLLAGLLIPDSGSIVMPYKTGFVFQNPDHQLVMPTVGADIAFGLVSENLSQIQTRQRVKEALDAVNLLDLERRPIHALSGGQKQRIAIAGAIARNCEAILFDEPTALLDPDTQLELVAQVKNLVKKRGLTALWVTHRLEELDYCDGAFLLEGGKVVAQGNPQLLKQKLLATEQH from the coding sequence ATGATTTCTTCTATTGATACTGAGTCCGATAAATCATCAATTATCAAAGTGGACAACATCCATTTTGGTTGGACATTTGAGGCGATGGTATTGAAGGGTTGTTCTCTCCAAGTTCCTCAAGGAGAGTTCTGGATGCTGTTGGGCAATAATGGTAGTGGTAAATCTACTTTATTAAGGCTATTAGCTGGGTTATTAATTCCTGATTCTGGGTCGATTGTAATGCCCTACAAAACTGGATTTGTCTTTCAAAATCCTGACCATCAATTAGTTATGCCTACTGTTGGTGCAGATATTGCCTTTGGTTTGGTAAGTGAAAACTTATCTCAAATACAGACTAGACAAAGAGTGAAAGAGGCTTTAGATGCGGTAAATCTACTAGATTTAGAAAGACGACCAATTCATGCTCTAAGTGGAGGACAAAAACAAAGGATTGCGATCGCTGGAGCAATTGCCCGTAACTGTGAAGCAATTTTGTTTGATGAACCTACTGCTCTACTCGATCCTGATACTCAATTAGAATTAGTAGCGCAGGTAAAAAATTTAGTCAAAAAGCGTGGGCTTACTGCGCTTTGGGTGACCCATCGCCTAGAAGAACTAGATTACTGTGATGGAGCTTTCTTGCTCGAAGGAGGAAAAGTTGTAGCTCAGGGAAATCCGCAACTTCTGAAACAAAAACTGTTAGCAACGGAGCAGCATTAA